A genome region from Megalobrama amblycephala isolate DHTTF-2021 linkage group LG18, ASM1881202v1, whole genome shotgun sequence includes the following:
- the LOC125253398 gene encoding probable G-protein coupled receptor 34, with translation MLQEGNLTTNETCKIHDGILSPFLSIGYIIIFCIGLLCNTVTLYIFFLRRHTDSSMAVYMRHLALADTMLVLCLPVRVYYHNKVGPFYLCKVVGIFFYLNMYSSILFLSLISLDRYLKIIKPVWVFSIQKTKWSHMASYIVWVVLISGMIPFLTSNSLEHPCDKVCFHFHSKGTVGGTINLTTVVLFLVFYVAFLCFYVKITNKLRTMSMGNGDPKAQGRKQRVIMKTFLVPSIFTLCFLPYHAIRIPYVLAQMNVIGDLHSQQLLHILNESTLLLSALNSCLDPIIYYFLSSAYRKTILCAIQGKFKNMHALNRRRISINRSITEI, from the coding sequence ATGTTGCAGGAAGGCAATTTAACCACGAACGAGACCTGCAAAATTCATGATGGCATACTTTCACCCTTCTTGTCCATTGGCTACATTATCATCTTTTGCATCGGCCTGCTCTGCAACACCGTCACCCTTTACATATTTTTCCTTCGGCGGCATACAGACTCTTCCATGGCCGTATACATGCGACACCTCGCCTTGGCAGACACTATGCTGGTCCTGTGTTTGCCTGTCCGGGTTTACTACCACAACAAAGTAGGTCCCTTCTACTTGTGCAAGGTGGTGGGCATCTTCTTCTACTTGAACATGTATTCCAGCATCCTGTTCCTCAGCCTCATCAGTCTGGATCGCTACTTGAAAATCATCAAGCCTGTTTGGGTGTTCAGCATCCAAAAGACCAAGTGGAGCCACATGGCAAGCTACATCGTCTGGGTAGTCCTCATTTCAGGAATGATCCCCTTTTTGACAAGCAACAGCCTGGAACATCCGTGCGACAAAGTTTGCTTCCACTTCCACAGCAAGGGGACTGTCGGTGGGACCATTAACCTGACAACGGTGGTGCTCTTCCTTGTTTTTTATGTGgcctttctttgtttttatgtgAAGATCACTAATAAACTTAGGACTATGTCCATGGGTAATGGTGACCCTAAAGCACAGGGTCGCAAACAGAGGGTCATCATGAAGACTTTCTTGGTACCGTCCATTTTTACTTTGTGTTTCTTGCCTTACCATGCAATACGAATCCCATACGTTCTGGCTCAGATGAATGTAATTGGGGATCTTCATAGCCAACAACTGTTGCACATCTTAAATGAGAGTACTTTGCTACTGTCTGCTCTAAATAGTTGTCTGGACCCAATTATCTATTACTTCTTATCCAGTGCATACAGGAAAACCATACTCTGTGCCATTCAGGGCAAGTTTAAAAACATGCATGCTTTAAACAGAAGGAGAATCAGCATAAACCGCTCAATCACTGAAATTTAG